The Pleuronectes platessa chromosome 23, fPlePla1.1, whole genome shotgun sequence genome contains a region encoding:
- the LOC128430386 gene encoding endonuclease domain-containing 1 protein, with the protein MAFWAQKGVLLVSLLTSAVSGRVEKELSPECREFLYMGTPPTGLGHHALQFICQRYNKRARYVTLYNTVDRIPVYSAYTFKRSEGERCLDVPWMYEPQLSTSSDTDEMQPFPRGYIHKNFEDAQAVLDDYSNAVLYERGSLNPDEHQGEPDDKASTYTLTNVVPMVPDFHKTVWSKREHVVRKRLNNYCRGRAYVVTGVTTSGKMIRRENINRIAVPTYLWSAYCCVDFDHNAPYAERYKFPSFAHYGLNEENNEVVEMSVQKLKEFLQRTTFVDQNFQIFVGDCDPSAQVKL; encoded by the exons ATGGCATTTTGGGCGCAGAAGGGCGTCCTGCTCGTCTCCTTGTTGACATCAGCGGTGAGTGGGAGAGTGGAGAAAGAGCTGTCTCCAGAGTGCAGGGAATTCCTCTACATGGGGACACCACCGACAGGTCTGGGGCACCACGCCCTGCAGTTCATTTGTCAACGTTACAACAAGAGGGCACGCTACGTGACGCTGTACAACACCGTGGACCGTATACCTGTCTACTCGGCCTACACCTTCAAACGCTCCGAGGGCGAGAGGTGCCTTGATGTGCCTTGGATGTATGAACCTCag CTATCCACATCCTCTGACACCGATGAGATGCAGCCCTTCCCGCGTGGTTACATCCACAAGAATTTTGAAGATGCCCAAGCCGTCCTGGACGACTACTCGAACGCCGTCCTCTACGAACGTGGCAGCCTCAACCCCGACGAGCATCAGGGCGAGCCCGACGACAAGGCCTCCACCTACACCCTGACCAACGTGGTACCCATGGTGCCCGACTTCCACAAAACAGTCTGGAGCAAACGGGAGCATGTCGTCCGCAAACGGCTAAACAACTACTGCCGTGGCCGAGCTTACGTCGTCACGGGGGTCACCACGTCGGGGAAAATGATCCGCCGGGAAAACATCAACCGCATCGCAGTGCCAACGTACCTGTGGTCGGCTTACTGCTGTGTTGACTTCGACCACAACGCTCCTTATGCGGAGCGCTACAAGTTCCCGTCTTTTGCCCACTACGGCCTGAACGAGGAGAACAACGAGGTGGTGGAAATGTCCGTCCAGAAGCTGAAGGAGTTCCTCCAGAGGACCACCTTCGTAGACCAGAACTTTCAGATCTTTGTCGGTGACTGTGACCCGTCTGCACAGGTTAAGCTGTAA
- the epoa gene encoding erythropoietin isoform X1 — translation MLQNTARGLLALLLVVLELTRPGRPSPLRPICDGRVLNPFITEAQDAHAAMRSCREGCGLSTDVTVPQTKVNFDDWEKKSALEQIEEVQSGLWLLQQAFSFLRTSVTNTALHGHIDNSLSNLLSIKNLLRRHNIQEYTTPASTAELKDTWTVSSAADVLQNYIIFLRGKVQLLLSGTQACRPDGS, via the exons ATGTTGCAGAACACGGCTCGAG GACTGCTTGCCTTGCTCTTGGTGGTGCTGGAGTTGACCCGGCCAGGCCGACCGTCCCCTCTGAGACCCATCTGTGACGGGAGGGTCCTGAACCCTTTCATTACGGAGGCGCAGGACGCACATGCTGCCATG AGGTCATGTAGAGAAGGTTGTGGCCTGTCCACCGATGTCACGGTTCCCCAAACCAAAGTCAACTTCGATGACTGGGAGAAGAAAAGT GCACTGGAGCAAATCGAGGAGGTGCAGTCCGGCCTGTGGCTTCTACAACAGGCCTTCAGCTTCCTAAGAACCTCTGTCACCAACACGGCGCTGCACGGCCACATAGACAACTCCCTCAGCAACCTGCTCAGCATCAAAAATCTGCTGCGCCGTCACAACATCCAG GAATATACCACACCAGCAAGTACAGCCGAGCTCAAGGATACATGGACGGTGTCCTCGGCAGCGGATGTGCTACAAAACTATATCATTTTCTTGCGGGGCAAAGTGCAACTCCTCCTTTCGGGCACACAGGCTTGTCGGCCGGATGGCAGCTGA
- the ufsp1 gene encoding inactive Ufm1-specific protease 1 yields the protein MDERVAAAQGIDWGGSGAEEDMSDRDKPLSKSVHTDLPLPLSCPVKCTLIKGDYLYFHYGCDGQDDRGWGCGYRTVQTMASWICHNLSPPKHQSRPPPSLPEVQQALVTMGDKPGSFSGSREWIGTFEASLVLDYFYDVPCKLVHIRGGEAQLEHVATEELHQHFEKHGSPVMMGGDRDNSSKCVVGVCTGDTGSHLLVVDPHYYGRQLEKTELQRRGWVVWRRVSSLDQNSFYNLCLPQTARKLT from the coding sequence ATGGATGAGAGGGTCGCGGCCGCGCAGGGGATTGACTGGGGAGGGAGTGGAGCTGAAGAGGACATGTCTGATCGGGACAAACCCTTATCAAAGAGTGTCCACACTGATCTTCCTCTGCCCCTCTCCTGTCCTGTGAAATGCACACTGATCAAAGGGGACTATCTCTACTTCCATTATGGCTGCGATGGACAAGATGACAGAGGCTGGGGATGTGGCTACCGCACCGTCCAGACGATGGCCTCCTGGATCTGCCACAACTTGTCTCCACCGAAGCACCAGAGCAGACCCCCACCCAGCCTCCCAGAGGTCCAGCAGGCCTTGGTGACCATGGGGGACAAGCCGGGCTCCTTCTCGGGCTCCAGGGAGTGGATCGGAACTTTCGAGGCCTCCCTGGTTCTGGACTATTTCTATGACGTCCCCTGTAAGTTGGTGCACATCAGGGGTGGAGAGGCACAGCTGGAGCATGTCGCAACGGAGGAGCTCCATCAGCACTTTGAGAAGCATGGGTCTCCGGTCATGATGGGCGGGGACAGGGACAATTCCTCTAAATGTGTAGTGGGGGTGTGCACCGGGGACACGGGGAGTCACTTGCTAGTCGTTGACCCTCACTACTATGGACGTCAGCTGGAgaagacagagctgcagagacgagggTGGGTGGTGTGGAGAAGGGTGTCCTCTTTGGACCAGAATTCTTTTTATAATCTGTGCTTGCCTCAGACTGCCAGAAAACTAACGTAA
- the si:dkey-85k7.10 gene encoding endonuclease domain-containing 1 protein has product MEGNAMIMRPPAAMIMRPPANGAIMAVLACVLLQGARAGVVEDFNHVERCKESLYMGTPPRGYLGNSFKKICQRYEDIPRYVTLYDPRKHIPIYSAYTFKKSDGEKKVDFPWMFEPQLASEKSSSNMEPFPQSASMHMNFEDTQAVLEDYADVVKYERGQLNPDEHQADPLDKASTYSLTNVVPQTREFNLGPWAEHEEVIRKRLNNYCRGKAFVVTGVTTSGHTIRRNNLDRVMVPEYMWSAYCCTEFDQNAPYFVRYKFPAFGAYGLNDHVNNHLVEVPLKNLEKFLKGRMDVDRNFQIFYKDCVPDN; this is encoded by the exons atggagggaaatgCCATGATTATGCGTCCACCTGCAGCCATGATTATGCGTCCACCTGCAAACGGTGCGATCATGGCCGTGCTGGCCTGTGTGCTGCTCCAGGGGGCTCGAGCCGGGGTGGTGGAGGACTTCAACCATGTGGAACGCTGTAAGGAATCACTCTACATGGGCACTCCACCCCGGGGCTACCTGGGCAACTCCTTTAAGAAGATCTGCCAGAGGTACGAGGACATACCGCGCTACGTCACCCTGTACGACCCCCGCAAACACATTCCCATCTATTCTGCCTACACGTTCAAGAAGTCGGATGGGGAGAAGAAGGTGGACTTCCCTTGGATGTTTGAGCCCCAG TTGGCCtcagagaaaagcagcagcaacatggagcCCTTCCCACAATCCGCAAGCATGCATATGAACTTTGAGGACACCCAAGCCGTCCTCGAGGATTACGCCGATGTTGTTAAATACGAGCGAGGCCAACTGAACCCCGACGAGCATCAGGCGGACCCCCTGGACAAAGCCTCCACCTACAGCTTGACGAACGTGGTACCTCAGACCCGGGAGTTCAACCTGGGCCCCTGGGCAGAGCACGAGGAGGTGATTCGCAAGCGCCTCAACAACTACTGCCGCGGCAAGGCCTTCGTGGTCACCGGGGTGACGACCTCCGGGCACACGATCCGCCGCAACAACCTGGACCGGGTGATGGTGCCAGAATACATGTGGTCGGCCTACTGCTGCACCGAGTTTGACCAAAATGCACCGTACTTTGTGCGCTACAAGTTCCCCGCGTTCGGAGCTTACGGGCTGAACGACCACGTCAACAACCACCTGGTGGAGGTTCCTCTCAAGAACCTGGAGAAGTTCCTCAAAGGGAGGATGGATGTGGACCGGAACTTCCAGATTTTCTACAAGGACTGTGTGCCGgataattaa
- the pop7 gene encoding ribonuclease P protein subunit p20 gives MADPRNPGTSSIPQAAPAHTDSTSPAVDMDPVEYTLRKRLPRKLPKRRNDVYVNMKTDFRAQLARCQKLLEGGGHREICVHGLGLAINRAINIALQLQATSQGALQLAANTSTVELVDDLEPEDPDEAGEPMTRTRNNSAIHIKVFYPDPQ, from the coding sequence ATGGCGGATCCACGCAATCCAGGGACGTCCTCCATCCCGCAGGCGGCCCCAGCACACACAGACTCCACTTCGCCGGCTGTGGACATGGACCCTGTGGAGTATACCCTTAGGAAGCGCCTCCCCCGCAAACTCCCGAAGAGACGCAACGACGTCTATGTCAACATGAAGACGGATTTCCGTGCTCAGCTGGCTCGCTGTCAGAAGCTTCTGGAAGGCGGGGGTCACAGGGAGATCTGTGTCCACGGCCTGGGCCTCGCCATCAACCGGGCCATCAATATTGCCCTTCAGCTGCAGGCCACcagccagggggcgctgcagctggCGGCCAACACCTCTACggtggagctggtggatgaCCTGGAACCTGAGGATCCCGACGAGGCTGGGGAGCCCATGACGCGTACACGCAACAACTCGGCTATTCATATCAAGGTTTTCTACCCGGACCCTCAGTGA
- the epoa gene encoding erythropoietin isoform X2: MEFPRLLALLLVVLELTRPGRPSPLRPICDGRVLNPFITEAQDAHAAMRSCREGCGLSTDVTVPQTKVNFDDWEKKSALEQIEEVQSGLWLLQQAFSFLRTSVTNTALHGHIDNSLSNLLSIKNLLRRHNIQEYTTPASTAELKDTWTVSSAADVLQNYIIFLRGKVQLLLSGTQACRPDGS; the protein is encoded by the exons GACTGCTTGCCTTGCTCTTGGTGGTGCTGGAGTTGACCCGGCCAGGCCGACCGTCCCCTCTGAGACCCATCTGTGACGGGAGGGTCCTGAACCCTTTCATTACGGAGGCGCAGGACGCACATGCTGCCATG AGGTCATGTAGAGAAGGTTGTGGCCTGTCCACCGATGTCACGGTTCCCCAAACCAAAGTCAACTTCGATGACTGGGAGAAGAAAAGT GCACTGGAGCAAATCGAGGAGGTGCAGTCCGGCCTGTGGCTTCTACAACAGGCCTTCAGCTTCCTAAGAACCTCTGTCACCAACACGGCGCTGCACGGCCACATAGACAACTCCCTCAGCAACCTGCTCAGCATCAAAAATCTGCTGCGCCGTCACAACATCCAG GAATATACCACACCAGCAAGTACAGCCGAGCTCAAGGATACATGGACGGTGTCCTCGGCAGCGGATGTGCTACAAAACTATATCATTTTCTTGCGGGGCAAAGTGCAACTCCTCCTTTCGGGCACACAGGCTTGTCGGCCGGATGGCAGCTGA
- the LOC128430620 gene encoding endonuclease domain-containing 1 protein encodes MRALPLTDDSPPLIEGSQAVLEDYTDAVGYRRGPLNPDLHQAEPDDKSSTYTLTNVAPLITDFLDTSWNPYLDTVRRRLNNFCQGKSFMVAGVTVSGATIQRDNRDRLAIPKHLWLAYCCPWFDRNSPYEVRFMFPSYGGYALNGQTGHSVVEVPVKSLEDFLRSQTDIFRDMTIFYKGCVSENPLEANRDMA; translated from the coding sequence ATGAGAGCCCTCCCCCTCACTGACGACTCCCCCCCTCTGATTGAGGGCAGCCAGGCCGTGCTGGAGGACTACACAGACGCCGTCGGGTACAGACGTGGCCCGCTGAATCCTGACTTGCACCAAGCAGAGCCAGATGACAAATCCTCCACCTACACCCTGACCAACGTAGCGCCATTAATCACAGACTTCCTGGATACCTCCTGGAATCCATACTTGGACACCGTCCGCCGGCGCCTCAATAACTTCTGCCAAGGCAAGTCTTTCATGGTGGCAGGGGTGACGGTTTCAGGGGCGACTATCCAGCGAGATAACAGGGACCGCCTAGCGATCCCGAAACACTTGTGGCTGGCGTACTGCTGCCCCTGGTTCGACCGCAACTCCCCATATGAGGTGAGGTTTATGTTCCCCAGTTACGGGGGCTATGCACTGAATGGACAGACTGGCCACAGTGTGGTGGAGGTGCCTGTGAAGTCTCTGGAGGACTTCCTGAGGAGCCAGACAGACATCTTTAGGGACATGACTATTTTCTATAAAGGCTGTGTGTCAGAAAATCCCCTCGAGGCGAATAGAGACATGGCCTGA
- the LOC128430619 gene encoding endonuclease domain-containing 1 protein-like produces MRLFPTWALSFSLLTAFHPASATVSNSFRDCSHFFYMETPPAGVGGHSLRRICQMYADKARYATLYDSSRRLPLYSAYIFQKSDGKSRMDTPWMFEPQVQRVN; encoded by the coding sequence ATGCGTCTGTTCCCCACCTGGGCCCTGTCCTTCTCCCTGCTGACGGCCTTCCACCCGGCGAGTGCCACCGTGTCAAACAGCTTCAGAGACTGCAGCCATTTTTTCTACATGGAGACTCCACCTGCAGGGGTCGGAGGGCACAGCCTGAGGAGGATCTGCCAGATGTACGCAGACAAAGCGCGCTATGCCACATTGTACGACAGCAGCCGCCGTCTACCCCTCTACTCGGCCTACATCTTTCAGAAGTCCGATGGGAAGAGCAGGATGGACACACCCTGGATGTTTGAGCCTCAGGTACAGAGAGTGAATTAA